The Streptomyces sp. JB150 genomic interval CGTGTGGTCGTCACCCGGGTGGCGTGTATGTTCCGGGGCCGAGAGCCATGGAAGGGACCAAACCGGTGAACAAGAAGCTCGCGGCCGCACTGTCCGGCGGTGCGGTACTGGTACTGGCGCTGTCGGGATGCACCGGCGACGACGGGAACGAGGAGCTGGACGCCTGGGCCAAGCAGGTCTGCGACGAGCTGCGGGCGCAGGCGACGACCATCAAGGCCGCCAACGCCGCGATCCAGCAGGAGACCTCGGACAACAGCACCCCGGCCGAGGTCCAGCAGGCCGACTCCAAGGCCTTCCAAGACATCGCCGACGCCTACAAGGCGATCGGGGGCGTCATCACCAAGGCCGGTCCGCCCAACGTCGAGGACGGCAAGAAGAAGCAGCAGGACGCGGTCAAGGAGTTGAACGCCATCTCGGCCTCCTACGGCTCGCTGAAGGAGCAGGTCGACGCGCTCAACACCAAGGACCAGGCCAAGTTCGCCGCCGGTCTGAAGGACGTCGCCGCCGAGATGAAGAAGCTCGGCAAGACCGGCAGCGACGCGCTGAAGGCCCTGGAGGAGGGCGAGGTCGGCCAGGCGATGGCCAAGCAGCAGAGCTGCAAGTCGGCGTCCGCGTCGGCGACACCGTCTGCGGCGCAGGGCTGACCGGAGGGGCGGACGGGCCGGGTTCCGGCACACGCGCGCGTGGCTGAGCGCCGTACGGGTGTGTGGGGCCGAGTGCCGTACGGGCGCGCGGAGCTGACTGCCGTACGGGCGCGTGGGTCCGACTGCCCCACGGACGCGCCGGGCTGACCGTCGCACGGGCGCGCGGGGCCGACTGCCGCGCTGACGCGCGTGCGATGTCGGTGGGAGCCGACACAATGGGGTGGTGAGCAACGCCAGCCTCTCCTCGCCGTCCCCTCTGCCCGCCACCGACCGCCCGGAGGTCGCCGCCCGGCTGCGGGAGGCCCTGCTCAGGGCCTCCTTCACCGTCGACGGACTGCTCGACCTGCTCGGCGCCTCCGCGTACGCGGCGCTGGCCCGCAGTGAGACCGTGCCCGCGCTCCGGGCCACCCGCGGGGACACGCCGCTGGAACTGCTCGTACGGCTGTTCCTGTTGCAGCAGCCCGTGCCGTACGCGCGCGTGGCGGACGTACTGCCGCTCGGGGACTGCCTGGACAGCGGCTGGCTGCAGCGCGCCGGCCAGGACGAGGTCGCCGCCACCGTGGACGTCCGGCCCTACGGCGGACCCGCCGGCGAGGACTGGTTCATCGTCTCCGACCTGGGCTGCGCGGTCGGCGGCGCGGGCGGGATCGGCCGCCGCGACGAGGGCGTCGTGCTCGGCGTCGGCGGTGCCTCCACGACGCTGGCCGGGATCACCGTGCGGACGCCCGTCGACGCCGCCCTCGACCTCGGCACCGGCTCCGGCATCCAGGCGCTGCACGCCGCGCAGCACGCCACGCGCGTGACCGCCACCGACGTCAACCCGCGCGCCCTGCACATCGCCGCACTCACCCTCGCGCTGTCCGGCGCGCCCGCAGCCGACCTGCGGGAGGGCTCGCTGTTCGAGCCGGTGAAGGAGGGGGAGAGGTTCGACCTGATCGTCTCCAACCCGCCCTTCGTGATCTCGCCGGGCGCCCGGCTGACCTACCGCGACGGCGGGATGGGCGGGGACGACCTGTGCCGCACGCTCGTCCA includes:
- a CDS encoding small secreted protein; translation: MEGTKPVNKKLAAALSGGAVLVLALSGCTGDDGNEELDAWAKQVCDELRAQATTIKAANAAIQQETSDNSTPAEVQQADSKAFQDIADAYKAIGGVITKAGPPNVEDGKKKQQDAVKELNAISASYGSLKEQVDALNTKDQAKFAAGLKDVAAEMKKLGKTGSDALKALEEGEVGQAMAKQQSCKSASASATPSAAQG
- a CDS encoding class I SAM-dependent methyltransferase; this translates as MSNASLSSPSPLPATDRPEVAARLREALLRASFTVDGLLDLLGASAYAALARSETVPALRATRGDTPLELLVRLFLLQQPVPYARVADVLPLGDCLDSGWLQRAGQDEVAATVDVRPYGGPAGEDWFIVSDLGCAVGGAGGIGRRDEGVVLGVGGASTTLAGITVRTPVDAALDLGTGSGIQALHAAQHATRVTATDVNPRALHIAALTLALSGAPAADLREGSLFEPVKEGERFDLIVSNPPFVISPGARLTYRDGGMGGDDLCRTLVQQAGERLNEGGFAQFLANWQHVEGEDWQDRLRSWVPRGCDAWIVQREVQDVTQYAELWLRDAGDHRGDPAEYAARYDAWLDEFEARKVRAVGFGWITLRRTASAEPVITVEEWPHPVEQPLGETVRAHFARIDHLRSRDDAALLEERFRLAAEVVQEQVGLPGAEDPEHVVLRQNRGMRRATKVDTVGAGFAGVCDGTLTAGRILDAIAQLVGEDPVALRDRTPAQIRLLVEQGFLEPA